The nucleotide sequence AAAttctaaactttaaaaaagatttaGTTTAAATAATACTAACAATATTTCATTATTCAAATATTCATCAagcaaataatatttcatgacactttAACTTACCATTTGGCATAATTTCTTTCACCTTGGTAATATTTGTGATATTAATGTGTCacttatatttgcttattttttattttacattcttattttttaatatctggaTATTACATGCCTAATTATGATAGGATCCACGTCTAATGCTCTGTTTTCAACCTTCTCCCACTTTCCACAACAGTCATAGGTGTTAAATATTGTAAATTGATTATTTACATAGTCCATTAAATTAAACTGACTTTTAGTTGAAAGCttatcatatttcttttgtaaatataCAAGATACAGTTCCACTCATTATGACATTatccttattttcttttattcaggTAGCCGTAGACTGGATACATGGCTCACACAAATGAATCAGTGATGTCTGAGTTTGTGCTTCTGGGACTCTCTAATTCTTGGgctcttcagtttttcttttttgccctctTCTCTGCAGTGTATGTGACATCAGTGCTGGGCAACATCATGATTATTGTTATCATTTCCTCTGACTCCCATTTGAACTCTCCCATGTACTTCCTGCTCAGCAACCTCTCTTTCATTGATATCTGCCAATCCAACTTTGCCACCCCCAAGATGCTTGTGGACTTTTTTGTTGAGCATAAGACTATCACTTTTGAGGGCTGCATGGCCCAGATATTCCTTCTTCATAGTTTTGTAGGGAGTGAGATGATGTTGCTCGTAGCCATGGCATATGACAGGTTTATAGCCATCTGTAAGCCCCTGCACTACAGCACAATTATGAATCGGAGACTATGtataatttttgtgtttatttcctGGGCTGTGGGTATTCTTCATTCTGTGAGCCACTTGGCTTTCACAGTGGACCTGCCATTCTGTGGCCCCAATGAGGTAGACAGCTTCTTTTGTGACCTTCCTCTGGTGATAGAGCTGGCTTGCATGGATACTTATGAAATGGAAATTATGACCCTAACTAACAGTGGCCTGATATCATTGAGCTGTTTTCTGGCTTTAGTTATTTCCTATGCCATCATTTTGATCACTGTCCGACGCCGGTCCTCCAGTGGGTCAGCCAAGGCGCTTTCTACTTTAACTGCTCACATCACAGTGGTGATTCTTTTCTTTGGGCCTtgcatttatttctatatatggccTTTTAGCAGACTTTCTGTGGATAAGTTCCTTTCTGTGTTCTACACTGTTTGTACACCCTTGTTGAACCCCATCATCTACTCTCTGAGGAATCAAGATGTTAAATCAACCATGCGAAAGTTGAGAAACCGTCGTGTGAACTCCTGGTGAAACTAGGGATCACCACGAGGGAACATAATCCTGAATAGGAATGAAGAACCTCCACTGGATCACAGCATCAGGCCAATTATTTTTGCTAATGATGTGGTTTATTGAATTACAGAATGGATTTATGTCCTAAGTGCAAGGGAATTGCATAAAATCAGTTCCTTgtgtaatatttaaatataactttaaccaatattttattgtttataatacTAAAGTACAAATTCTCTGGAAAACATTTAGTaatcctttgaaatttttataaagtatttaGAGATTCTAGTCTACCTAAAATGCTATTCATGTTCCTAAACTTATGATTCTCTCCAACTGATCACATGATATTTTTATACCTTGCAatcaaaatgaggaaattgagtttTTGACATCTTCACTCAACTTATTCATAACTTTTATCCATAATATTGACATAGTAGAAAGAAAATCTTGTGTTTTACAATATGGATTTCACCTCATTAATATTCATTTGTTAGCTTATCTTTTGCTTGTGTATTGAATAATTTGGTTATTTGTAATCTGTTGTTAAACAATTGGCTATTTATAATTTTACCTATTTCTATGTTGCagtaaatt is from Diceros bicornis minor isolate mBicDic1 chromosome 5, mDicBic1.mat.cur, whole genome shotgun sequence and encodes:
- the LOC131405877 gene encoding olfactory receptor 4K1, with amino-acid sequence MAHTNESVMSEFVLLGLSNSWALQFFFFALFSAVYVTSVLGNIMIIVIISSDSHLNSPMYFLLSNLSFIDICQSNFATPKMLVDFFVEHKTITFEGCMAQIFLLHSFVGSEMMLLVAMAYDRFIAICKPLHYSTIMNRRLCIIFVFISWAVGILHSVSHLAFTVDLPFCGPNEVDSFFCDLPLVIELACMDTYEMEIMTLTNSGLISLSCFLALVISYAIILITVRRRSSSGSAKALSTLTAHITVVILFFGPCIYFYIWPFSRLSVDKFLSVFYTVCTPLLNPIIYSLRNQDVKSTMRKLRNRRVNSW